Proteins co-encoded in one Amaranthus tricolor cultivar Red isolate AtriRed21 chromosome 7, ASM2621246v1, whole genome shotgun sequence genomic window:
- the LOC130818771 gene encoding short-chain dehydrogenase TIC 32 B, chloroplastic has translation MVNLFTLVTGYPGPSGFGSSSTAEQVTHGIDASNLTAIITGGASGIGWETARVLALRNAHVIIAARNINAANEAKQRILDEIKSGRVDVLKLDLSSIKSVTEFAHNFLALNLPLNILINNAGIMFCPFQLSEDGIELQFATNHLGHFLLTKLLLDKMKQTAKTTGIEGRIVNLSSIAHLHTYSGGIRFNNINDKSGYSDKRAYGQSKLANVLHANHLAAQLKEEGANITVNSLHPGLIMTNLMKHSYFLMRFFNLLTGFFLWKTVPQGAATTCYVALHPSLKGVTGKYYVDCNELEPYYLAKDKDLSKKLWDFSEDLINSASDLKHTG, from the exons ATGGTGAATTTATTTACATTGGTAACTGGATATCCAGGACCAAGCGGATTCGGATCTTCTTCTACTGCTGAACAAGTCACCCATGGAATCGATGCTTCTAACCTCACTGCCATTATTACTG gaGGTGCGAGTGGAATAGGATGGGAAACAGCGAGGGTGTTGGCACTTCGAAATGCACATGTAATAATTGCTGCCAGGAATATAAACGCCGCAAATGAAGCAAAACAACGCATTTTGGACGAAATCAAATCAGGTCGAGTGGATGTTCTCAAGCTTGATCTCTCCTCAATCAAATCTGTCACAGAATTTGCCCATAATTTCCTTGCTCTCAACCTACCTCTCAATATTTTAAT AAACAATGCTGGCATTATGTTCTGTCCATTCCAGCTTTCTGAGGATGGGATTGAGTTACAATTTGCTACTAATCATCTTG GGCACTTTCTATTAACAAAGTTGCTGCTTGACAAAATGAAGCAAACAGCAAAAACAACAGGGATTGAAGGAAGAATAGTAAATTTATCGTCAATCGCACATCTTCACACTTATTCAGGAGGAATCAGATTCAATAATATCAACGATAAATCTGG TTATTCTGACAAAAGAGCTTATGGACAATCTAAGTTGGCAAACGTACTCCATGCAAATCACTTGGCTGCTCAACTCAAG GAAGAGGGTGCCAATATAACCGTGAATTCTTTACACCCAGGATTAATCATGACAAATCTCATGAAACATTCATACTTTTTAATGC GTTTTTTCAACCTTCTCACTGGCTTCTTTTTGTGGAAAACCGTCCCACAG GGAGCAGCAACAACATGCTATGTGGCCCTGCATCCAAGCTTAAAAGGAGTAACAGGCAAGTATTATGTGGACTGCAACGAGTTAGAACCTTATTATCTTGCTAAAGACAAAGACTTGTCCAAAAAACTTTGGGATTTCAGCGAGGATTTGATCAACTCAGCTTCCGACCTTAAACACACTGGATAG
- the LOC130818770 gene encoding UNC93-like protein 3, translating to MGISDSLEETSPLVDLNVSSDRAKSQTRDVHILSLAFLLVFSAYGAVQNLESTVNDEGDLGTISLGILYVSFMVFSFFASLVVRKLGSKYSLLLGTTGYWLFTAANLKPNWYTMIPASVYMGFCASIIWVGQGTYLTSTARSHARDCNIHEGTVIGNFNGEFWGIYATHQIIGNLLALFLLKDGKEGDSAGSSGATVLFFVFLCILTIGCILMCFLHKRDGRVEDQPKEASISCFSYAVSLARSVVTPLLDVRILLIIPLFAYSGLQQAFVWSEFTKKIVKPAMGESGIGGSMAIYGAADAICSLVAGRLTSSVSSVTWIIVGGSSAHAIILLWILLTYSTASGVLGTVYPLLMAAALGIGDGVLMTQINALLGMLFKHDMEGAFAQLKVWQSLSIAVIFFLTPYISLHLMAAIMLTALCLALASFFILTLKVVKASSSHLSEA from the exons ATGGGGATTTCAGATTCTCTTGAGGAAACCTCGCCTTTGGTTGATCTTAATGTTTCGTCTGATCGCGCAAAAAGTCAAACGAGAGATGTTCATATATTGAGCTTAGCTTTCTTGCTTGTTTTTTCTGCTTATGGCGCTGTTCAAAATTTGGAAAGTACGGTCAATGAT GAAGGTGATCTGGGAACTATATCACTGGGGATTTTGTATGTATCGTTCAtggtattttcattttttgcaTCGTTGGTTGTCCGGAAATTAGGGTCAAAGTATTCTCTGCTACTCGGAACTACTGGCTATTGGTTGTTTACAGCTGCAAATTTGAAGCCTAATTG GTACACAATGATTCCCGCCTCTGTTTATATGGGATTTTGTGCTTCGATAATATGGGTTGGGCAG GGAACATATTTAACTTCCACCGCACGAAGTCATGCCAGAGATTGCAACATACATGAAGGAACTGTAATTGGTAACTTTAATGGAGAGTTTTGGGGGATATATGCAACTCATCAG ATCATTGGAAATCTTTTGGCACTCTTTCTCTTGAAAGATGGTAAA gAGGGGGATTCGGCTGGCAGCAGTGGTGCTACTGTTCTCTTCTTTGTGTTCCTTTGCATTTTGACCATTGGTTGCATATTAATGTGCTTTTTGCATAAAAGAGATGGCAGAGTTGAAGACCAGCCTAAAGAGGCTTCCATCAGCTGCTTCTCTTATGCAGTCTCTCTGGCAAGATCAGTTGTGACGCCTTTGCTTGATGTTCGCATTTTGTTGATTATTCCCCTTTTTGCATATTCTGGATTACAACAAGCATTTGTCTG GTCGGAGTTCACAAAGAAAATTGTAAAGCCAGCGATGGGAGAGTCTGGTATTGGTGGTTCGATGGCAATCTATGGGGCCGCAGATGCTATT TGTTCTCTGGTTGCTGGTCGACTCACTTCCAGTGTCTCATCAGTTACGTGGATTATTGTGGGTGGATCTTCAGCTCATGCCATTATACTACTATGGATTCTGCTTACATACAG CACGGCTAGTGGAGTTCTTGGAACGGTCTATCCGCTCTTAATGGCTGCAGCACTGGGAATCGGTGACGGAGTGTTGATGACGCAGATCAACGCTTTATTGGGGATGCTATTCAAACATGACATG GAAGGAGCATTTGCACAGTTGAAGGTTTGGCAGAGCCTTTCAATTGCAGTTATCTTCTTCTTGACACCTTATATATCACTGCATCTCATGGCTGCCATTATGCTTACTGCACTGTGTCTCGCGTTGGCTTCTTTTTTTATCCTCACCCTCAAAGTCGTAAAAGCGTCTTCTTCTCATCTTTCCGAAGCCTAA
- the LOC130818503 gene encoding uncharacterized protein LOC130818503: MGLESGPMFKDHELKSNPIYVFKPRSRSRSRFRPIRSQKESENSAALYGDFDGEDDILMEVDALQKRNLPHGSIKKTTEKFGYSQRTISYLWNKVEKQKQTSQKYDLDHSYHKCGRKRITVPYKSIVSIQMGDRTCIRDLAKISEDNKLVRIHWMISLLVQDSIPIQPQYKCLYDFVHIDEKWFYLSRKSQRLYLAKNKPKPYRSCKSSKFIPKIMFMCCVARPRWNQQGECTFDGKIRIFPFTEEVLMKRASKNRPMGCLKQKP, encoded by the exons ATGGGTCTAGAAAGTGGACCTATGTTTAAAGATCATGAACTTAAATCCAATCCTATTTATGTATTTAAACCGAGGTCCAGATCCAGATCCAGATTCAGACCCATTAGGTCTCAAAAG GAATCTGAAAACAGTGCAGCATTATATGGTGATTTTGACGGGGAAGATGATATCTTAATGGAAGTAGATGCTTTACAAAAAA GAAATCTTCCTCATGGTTCAATTAAGAAGACGACAGAGAAATTTGGTTATTCCCAAAGGACCATAAGCTATTTATGGAACAAGGTCgagaaacaaaaacaaacatcCCAAAAGTATGATTTAGATCATAGCTATCACAAATGTGGAAGAAAAAGAATTACAGTCCCATATAAAAGTATCGTAAGCATTCAAATGGGTGATAGAACGTGCATAAGAGACTTGGCAA AAATTTCAGAGGATAATAAGCTGGTAAGAATTCATTGGATGATTAGTTTACTTGTACAAGATTCGATTCCAATTCAACCACAATACAAATGTCTATATGACTTTGTTCATATCGatgaaaaatggttttacttgtCGAGAAAATCACAGCGACTTTATCTTGCAAAAAATAAACCTAAACCTTACAGAAGTTGTAAATCATCCAAATTCATTCCGAAAATTATGTTTatgtgttgtgtggcaagacCTAGATGGAACCAACAGGGTGAATGTACTTTCGACGGTAAGATAAGAATTTTTCCATTCACCGAAGAAGTACTTATGAAAAGGGCTTCAAAGAATAGACCAATGGGGTGTTTGAAACAAAAACCATAG